A genomic stretch from Schistosoma haematobium chromosome 2, whole genome shotgun sequence includes:
- a CDS encoding hypothetical protein (EggNog:ENOG41KOG0017~COG:C) — protein sequence MQKVRYLGFIIDKDGRRPDPENTQAVKTMPRPTDVTTLRSFLGLVSHYGAFIPNLHQLRAPLNNLLVKNVKWSWSATCQAAFDEIKKVLVSDLLLTHYDPSLPIVVASDASNYGMGAVISHIMPDGSEKAISHAARSLTSAERNYSQIEKEALSIIFAVKKFHKMIFGRQFTLLTDHKPLLAIFGSKKGIPVYTANRLQRWGTTLLGYDFKIKYQSTTAFGQADALSRLIGSQSKTPEETLVANIKAEEEVHRVLDDAVNGLPVTFGTIKKITESDKILSSVKCYLLTKWPNNRLDGELLQYFRRRDSLMVVDSCIMFGDCIVIPKLLRHKVLKQFHSGHPGISKMKSLARSYAYWPSMDKDIENKCRNCSSCIQAAKNPSKCEPQCWPMPAGPWVRLHADFAGPIQGKMFLIIVDAFTKWPEVYIMPNCTTSETILKLSTLFSSFGVPETLVTDNGSQFAAESFKHFCRTNGINHLRSPLYHPQSNGQAERFVDTFKRALLKGGGEGTTEQVITKFLTSYRSAPNPNVQDGKSPAEAMFGRRIRTVFDAMLPSKLVDERSRDPSIRNFSIGDKVYIKSYIGKNRWEPGEVVQKLGRVLYKVRGAFGTCIRHTNQILKDKRTVQTRSNRPTFSLDLILDAPMPQTPRNTEKSWTRKTTRIM from the coding sequence ATGCAAAAAGTACGTTACCTTGGGTTTATAATCGACAAAGATGGAAGAAGACCAGATCCGGAGAATACCCAGGCAGTGAAAACTATGCCCAGACCGACGGATGTCACCACACTACGATCCTTCTTGGGACTAGTTAGCCATTATGGAGCTTTTATCCCAAACCTTCATCAATTACGTGCCCCCCTGAATAACCTTCTGGTGAAGAATGTAAAATGGAGTTGGTCTGCAACTTGCCAAGCTGCTTTCGATGAAATCAAGAAAGTACTAGTCTCGGATCTGCTGCTCACCCATTACGATCCATCCTTACCCATTGTAGTGGCATCAGACGCATCAAACTACGGCATGGGAGCAGTTATTTCTCACATCATGCCAGATGGATCCGAGAAAGCGATATCACATGCGGCTAGATCGTTAACGTCAGCAGAACGTAACTATAGCCAGATCGAGAAGGAAGCATTGTCGATTATCTTCGCTGTCAAGAAGTTTCACAAGATGATATTTGGACGTCAGTTCACCCTATTAACTGACCATAAACCATTACTAGCCATCTTTGGGTCGAAGAAAGGTATACCGGTATACACAGCAAACAGACTGCAACGTTGGGGGACCACACTTCTGGGTTACGACTTCAAGATCAAGTATCAGTCTACTACCGCTTTCGGGCAAGCTGATGCATTGTCGAGATTAATAGGCTCCCAATCGAAAACCCCGGAGGAGACTCTTGTAGCAAATATAAAAGCCGAGGAAGAAGTTCATCGCGTGTTGGATGACGCAGTTAATGGACTCCCAGTAACCTTTGGAACTATCAAGAAGATAACTGAAAGTGATAAGATACTGAGCTCAGTTAAATGCTATCTCTTGACCAAATGGCCAAACAATCGCCTCGACGGAGAACTTTTGCAATATTTTCGTCGACGGGACTCTCTAATGGTTGTTGACTCCTGTATTATGTTCGGTGATTGCATTGTTATTCCGAAGTTATTACGTCACAAGGTCCTCAAGCAGTTTCACAGTGGCCATCCTGGAATCagtaaaatgaaatctttgGCTCGTAGCTATGCTTATTGGCCGTCAATGGACAAAGATATCGAGAATAAATGCCGTAACTGTTCATCATGTATTCAAGCCGCTAAAAATCCTTCGAAATGCGAACCTCAGTGTTGGCCTATGCCCGCGGGACCCTGGGTAAGACTTCACGCAGATTTTGCCGGTCCAATCCAAGGGAAAATGTTTCTAATTATCGTAGATGCATTCACTAAATGGCCGGAAGTATACATCATGCCAAATTGTACAACGTCAGAAACGATCCTCAAGTTGTCTACCTTATTTAGCAGTTTCGGAGTACCAGAGACCTTAGTGACGGATAACGGCTCTCAGTTTGCCGCAGAATCGTTTAAACATTTCTGTAGAACAAACGGAATAAATCATCTTCGTTCTCCACTCTATCATCCACAATCAAACGGACAAGCAGAGCGCTTTGTGGACACTTTTAAACGAGCATTACTGAAAGGGGGAGGAGAAGGGACGACTGAGCAGGTGATCACAAAATTTTTAACATCATACAGATCCGCCCCAAACCCAAATGTTCAAGACGGCAAATCTCCCGCGGAAGCCATGTTTGGAAGGCGTATTCGAACAGTCTTCGATGCCATGTTGCCATCCAAACTAGTGGATGAGCGTAGTCGCGATCCAAGTATCCGGAACTTCAGTATTGGCGACAAAGTCTACATTAAATCCTACATCGGGAAGAACCGATGGGAGCCGGGCGAAGTGGTGCAAAAACTGGGAAGAGTACTGTACAAAGTTCGAGGAGCTTTTGGGACATGTATacgtcacacaaatcaaatcctTAAGGACAAAAGAACGGTGCAGACGCGAAGTAACCGGCCGACTTTCTCTTTAGATTTAATCTTAGACGCACCAATGCCACAAACGCCCAGGAACACTGAAAAGTCTTGGACAAGAAAGACGACAAGAATAATGTGA